From Psychrobacillus sp. FSL K6-2836, a single genomic window includes:
- a CDS encoding TIGR04053 family radical SAM/SPASM domain-containing protein, translating to MFSRDYNKNPFIVIWELTRACQLHCLHCRAEAQHHRHPLELTFDEGKKLIDDIYEMENPLLVFTGGDPLERPDVFDIAEYAIKKGIRVSMTPSATPNVTKEAMQKAKDIGLARWAFSIDGHSAEVHDHFRGTTGSFDLTIKAIEYLNELGMPLQINTVISRYNYEYLDELAEMVEKLNCVLWSVFFLVPTGRGKETDMISPAEHEKVFRWLYDLSKRVPFDIKTTAAQHYRRVVIQQKLREQKGLSDKEHILYEDTLTMGDTGKIDGLGRAPKGVNDGNGFVFISHTGDVFPSGLLPIKAGNVRQTPLAEIYRDSEVFRNLRSPDKYKGKCGVCEFNKVCGGSRSRAYNVTGDYMESEPYCVYIPQSMRKKSKQPTV from the coding sequence ATGTTTTCACGAGATTATAATAAAAATCCATTTATTGTTATTTGGGAGTTAACCCGTGCATGTCAGCTTCATTGTCTGCATTGTCGTGCAGAGGCTCAGCATCATAGACATCCATTGGAGTTAACGTTTGATGAAGGTAAAAAATTAATAGATGATATTTATGAAATGGAAAATCCCTTACTTGTATTTACAGGTGGGGATCCGTTGGAACGACCAGATGTATTTGATATTGCCGAGTATGCTATTAAAAAGGGTATCCGTGTATCTATGACTCCATCTGCTACTCCAAATGTGACAAAAGAAGCAATGCAAAAGGCAAAAGATATTGGGCTAGCTAGGTGGGCTTTTAGTATTGATGGGCATTCTGCAGAAGTACATGATCACTTTAGGGGAACGACTGGTTCGTTTGATTTGACGATAAAGGCTATCGAATATTTAAATGAATTAGGAATGCCTTTACAGATTAATACAGTTATTTCGAGATATAACTATGAATACTTGGATGAGTTAGCAGAAATGGTAGAGAAGCTTAACTGTGTATTATGGAGTGTGTTCTTCTTAGTTCCAACTGGTCGTGGGAAAGAAACAGACATGATTTCACCAGCAGAACATGAAAAAGTATTTAGATGGCTGTATGATCTTTCCAAACGTGTACCGTTTGATATTAAAACAACTGCAGCACAGCATTATCGCCGAGTGGTTATTCAACAAAAATTACGGGAACAAAAAGGATTGAGTGATAAAGAGCATATCCTCTATGAAGATACATTGACAATGGGAGATACCGGTAAAATTGATGGTTTAGGACGAGCACCAAAAGGAGTAAATGACGGAAATGGCTTTGTCTTTATCTCGCATACAGGTGATGTGTTTCCAAGTGGACTACTTCCGATAAAAGCTGGTAATGTCCGTCAAACACCATTAGCAGAAATTTACCGTGACTCAGAAGTTTTCCGAAACCTTCGCAGTCCTGATAAATATAAAGGGAAATGTGGAGTTTGTGAGTTCAATAAAGTGTGCGGAGGATCCAGATCCAGAGCATACAATGTAACAGGAGATTATATGGAAAGCGAACCATACTGCGTATATATTCCGCAGTCCATGCGAAAGAAATCCAAACAACCAACTGTATAA
- a CDS encoding YbaK/EbsC family protein, with the protein MAIELVKEYFKEFGMENQIQEYEASSATVELAAAALNVESARIAKTLSFKMEDGCILIVAAGDTKIDNAKFKSVFGVKAKMLSPEEVLEQVGHAVGGVCPFGIPAHINVYLDESLKRFETVFPACGSSNSAIELSCEELFIFAKAAEWVDVCKGWYEEETTNGYIV; encoded by the coding sequence ATGGCAATTGAACTAGTAAAAGAGTATTTTAAAGAGTTTGGAATGGAAAACCAAATACAAGAATATGAGGCGTCTAGTGCCACCGTAGAATTAGCGGCTGCGGCATTGAATGTGGAATCTGCTAGGATAGCTAAAACACTATCGTTTAAAATGGAGGATGGCTGTATTCTCATAGTAGCTGCTGGTGATACAAAAATTGATAATGCAAAATTTAAAAGTGTATTCGGTGTAAAAGCAAAAATGCTATCTCCAGAAGAAGTATTAGAGCAGGTAGGACATGCAGTTGGAGGAGTTTGTCCATTTGGCATCCCAGCACATATTAACGTCTATCTAGATGAGTCATTAAAACGTTTTGAGACGGTTTTTCCGGCTTGTGGGAGCAGTAATAGTGCAATTGAGCTTTCATGTGAAGAACTTTTTATCTTTGCAAAAGCGGCTGAGTGGGTAGATGTTTGCAAAGGCTGGTACGAGGAGGAAACTACTAATGGATATATCGTTTAA
- a CDS encoding NUDIX hydrolase: MDISFKTTEGRFNYRVAGLVVHDEKLLVMQDKGQAYYYVPGGRIKMNEKSEDAVKREIKEELGIEVKVSRMLWVNENFFKEDKLHEQFHEVCFFYLLELIDEEILKKGSEFIVDENGKIHTYYWKTLDEIKLINLYPEFLKEKMSELPLHIKHIVET, from the coding sequence ATGGATATATCGTTTAAGACTACGGAGGGAAGATTTAATTATCGTGTTGCAGGATTGGTGGTACACGATGAGAAACTGCTAGTTATGCAAGACAAAGGCCAAGCTTATTATTATGTACCAGGTGGTCGGATCAAGATGAACGAAAAAAGCGAAGATGCCGTAAAGCGTGAAATAAAAGAAGAACTCGGAATAGAAGTGAAGGTAAGCCGGATGCTTTGGGTTAATGAAAACTTTTTCAAAGAAGATAAATTACATGAGCAATTTCATGAAGTTTGCTTTTTTTATTTGCTAGAGCTTATAGATGAGGAAATCCTTAAAAAAGGCAGTGAATTTATAGTAGATGAGAACGGGAAAATACATACTTATTATTGGAAAACGTTGGACGAAATAAAATTAATAAATCTATATCCAGAGTTTCTGAAGGAGAAAATGAGCGAGTTACCTTTACATATAAAGCATATTGTTGAAACTTGA